One window of Candidatus Hydrothermales bacterium genomic DNA carries:
- a CDS encoding choice-of-anchor X domain-containing protein, with product MRFLILPFVFINSCALWNAIRPRVYPPRVIDGSTLPEEMRKKIKENQRFVIFELYSPSAKYVTLAGDFNGWGGTANGVYNPEIDRMNDDGINGDRVKGDGIWTIVKILSPGVYQYKYVIDGVHWILDPSNPEKIQNGPYLNSLLRVK from the coding sequence ATGAGGTTTCTCATTTTACCTTTTGTTTTTATTAATTCCTGTGCTCTGTGGAATGCAATTAGACCAAGAGTATATCCTCCGAGAGTTATCGATGGAAGCACTCTTCCTGAAGAAATGAGAAAAAAAATAAAAGAAAATCAAAGATTTGTTATATTTGAACTCTATTCACCTTCTGCAAAATATGTAACCCTTGCTGGAGATTTCAACGGCTGGGGAGGAACAGCAAATGGAGTCTATAACCCTGAAATTGATAGGATGAACGATGATGGTATAAACGGGGATAGGGTAAAAGGAGATGGTATCTGGACAATTGTAAAAATACTTTCTCCAGGAGTTTATCAATATAAGTATGTTATTGATGGAGTTCACTGGATACTTGATCCATCAAATCCTGAAAAAATTCAAAACGGTCCATATTTAAATTCATTATTACGCGTAAAATGA
- the tdh gene encoding L-threonine 3-dehydrogenase, whose product MKAIAKTKEAPGFEIIDTKEPTPGKGEVILKVKRCSICGTDLHIYKWDKWIRDTMKLPKIVGHEVCGEVVEVGEDVKNFKKGEIVSVESHLVCHNCPACKKGNYRVCYNTKILGIDTDGAYAEYVKVPAFNLWKNEIDLPIEVLSLKEPFGNAVDTVLTEDVSGKSVLILGAGPLGMMAILISKHCGAYPIFVAEVKEYRVNKSKELGADYVINPLKENLYEFIKDHTRGEGVDVLIEMSGNQRALEEGLKCLSPDGRASLLGIFDGTVNLDFNNLIVLKNIRIYGITGRGMFSTWFKVDKLLSSGLDLRKVITHTFKMEEIDEAMKLMEKGECGKISLLPFD is encoded by the coding sequence ATGAAAGCAATTGCGAAAACAAAGGAGGCCCCTGGTTTTGAAATTATTGATACAAAGGAGCCGACCCCTGGAAAGGGGGAGGTTATTTTGAAAGTAAAGCGATGTTCTATATGTGGGACAGATTTACACATATATAAGTGGGACAAATGGATAAGAGATACTATGAAACTTCCAAAAATTGTGGGGCACGAGGTTTGCGGAGAAGTTGTTGAAGTTGGAGAAGATGTTAAAAATTTCAAAAAAGGTGAAATAGTTTCAGTGGAATCACATCTTGTTTGTCACAATTGTCCTGCTTGTAAAAAGGGAAATTATAGAGTCTGTTATAATACTAAAATTCTTGGAATTGATACAGATGGAGCTTACGCAGAGTACGTAAAAGTTCCTGCTTTTAATTTATGGAAAAATGAGATAGATTTGCCTATAGAGGTTTTGTCTTTAAAAGAGCCTTTTGGAAATGCTGTTGATACCGTGCTTACGGAGGATGTATCTGGAAAAAGTGTTTTAATTTTAGGAGCTGGTCCTTTGGGTATGATGGCTATACTTATTTCAAAGCATTGTGGGGCTTATCCTATTTTTGTGGCGGAAGTTAAAGAGTATAGGGTAAATAAGTCAAAAGAGCTTGGTGCTGATTATGTGATAAATCCCTTGAAGGAAAATTTATATGAATTTATCAAAGATCATACAAGAGGGGAAGGCGTAGATGTTCTTATAGAAATGTCAGGAAATCAAAGGGCACTTGAGGAAGGTTTAAAATGTCTTTCGCCTGATGGTAGAGCTTCTCTTTTAGGAATTTTTGATGGGACTGTAAATTTAGATTTTAATAACTTGATAGTTCTTAAAAATATAAGAATTTATGGAATAACGGGAAGGGGTATGTTTTCTACCTGGTTTAAAGTTGATAAACTTTTAAGTTCTGGTCTTGATCTAAGGAAAGTAATAACTCATACCTTTAAAATGGAAGAGATAGATGAGGCAATGAAGTTAATGGAAAAAGGTGAATGTGGAAAGATTTCTCTTTTACCCTTTGATTAA
- a CDS encoding NADH-quinone oxidoreductase subunit N — protein sequence MIKTFIFEILILILIFLNFFLSFFLPEDKKGKVLGILNSVFLTLGIFSFLVFKDFIGNSLGDVYLDEFSFSLKLLFFLAGLIGILGSMHFVEEELKDRKAEYYLFILTSILGMSLLVSSKNFLLFFVCFELMSIPLYILSGIKKYDTLAPEVAIKFFLIGAFSAGLMFFGISLIYGATGALDYVKIKETSYGVSPLFAAGLVFLIAGIGFKIASFPFHSWVPDTYEGAPETFVAFLSVAPKAAGLGALFRIIFEVLPPGAYDFLLLIVVLSFFSMFIGNLLALPQKNLKRMLAYSSIAHIGYILVGVAAYTREGISMVIFYLFTYLFSNMGAFLFVEIVRGVINKTDIDDLKGLSQKAPVLSLSMLIILLSLGGIPPVAGFWAKLYVFLAGVHAGLWYLALWGAILTIVALFYYLMVAKRIYIESSDYEFKAKIPFGLKLSMIICVSGILFFGFYPKPLVDFSYFASNSFLP from the coding sequence ATGATCAAAACATTTATTTTTGAAATTCTTATTTTAATTTTGATATTCTTAAATTTTTTTCTTAGTTTTTTCCTTCCGGAAGACAAGAAGGGAAAGGTTCTGGGGATACTAAACTCAGTATTTCTTACTTTAGGCATTTTTTCTTTTTTAGTATTTAAGGACTTTATTGGAAATTCTCTGGGAGACGTTTATCTTGATGAATTTTCCTTCTCACTTAAGCTTTTATTCTTTTTAGCTGGACTTATCGGCATCTTAGGAAGTATGCACTTTGTTGAAGAAGAGCTCAAAGATAGAAAGGCTGAATATTATCTTTTTATTTTAACATCTATCCTTGGAATGTCACTACTTGTATCTTCAAAGAATTTTCTTCTATTTTTTGTATGTTTTGAACTTATGAGTATACCCCTTTATATTCTTTCAGGTATAAAAAAATACGATACCCTTGCTCCTGAAGTTGCGATTAAGTTTTTTTTAATTGGAGCCTTTTCTGCTGGTTTGATGTTTTTTGGAATATCACTTATTTATGGTGCCACAGGGGCACTTGATTATGTAAAAATAAAGGAAACTTCTTACGGAGTTTCACCTCTTTTTGCAGCTGGTCTTGTATTTTTAATTGCAGGAATTGGTTTTAAAATTGCGAGTTTCCCTTTTCATTCTTGGGTACCTGATACTTACGAGGGAGCTCCTGAAACTTTTGTAGCTTTTCTATCAGTTGCTCCAAAGGCTGCTGGCTTAGGAGCCTTATTTAGGATAATTTTTGAAGTTTTACCTCCAGGAGCATATGATTTTTTACTTTTAATCGTTGTTCTTTCATTCTTTTCAATGTTTATCGGGAACCTCTTAGCTTTACCTCAAAAAAATTTAAAAAGAATGCTTGCTTACTCTAGTATTGCTCATATCGGTTATATCCTGGTAGGAGTTGCTGCTTATACAAGGGAAGGTATCAGTATGGTTATCTTTTATCTTTTTACTTATCTTTTCTCGAACATGGGAGCTTTTCTTTTTGTTGAGATAGTAAGAGGTGTAATAAATAAAACAGATATAGATGACTTAAAGGGTCTTTCTCAAAAGGCTCCAGTTTTATCTCTTTCTATGCTTATAATTCTTTTATCCTTAGGCGGGATTCCGCCAGTTGCAGGTTTTTGGGCAAAGCTATATGTGTTTCTTGCTGGAGTTCACGCAGGCTTGTGGTATCTTGCTTTATGGGGTGCAATTCTCACCATTGTGGCTCTTTTCTATTACCTAATGGTTGCGAAAAGAATCTATATTGAAAGCTCTGATTATGAATTTAAAGCAAAGATTCCTTTCGGGCTTAAACTTTCCATGATAATTTGTGTCTCAGGAATTTTATTTTTTGGGTTCTATCCCAAGCCGTTAGTTGATTTTTCCTATTTTGCATCTAATTCTTTTTTACCATAA
- a CDS encoding NADH-quinone oxidoreductase subunit M encodes MKVPILSIIVFSPFIGAFIMLFLRRRPLLVRITASIFSGISLFCSILLFFLYDFEKGGFQFVEKIPLVPSLGISYYLGADGISLSLLLLTGLIIFTGTFASWTIPFRSQEFYILLFVLVTGVFGVFSCLDFFIFFLFYEIAVLPMYLLIGVWGTGADLKPRIPPNRFIEYIMRPIDTAMRNVELGTKEYAAAKLTLYLLLGSAFILVGMLVLYFNGNRTFSYTELSLINYPLHLQRILFLTFYIGFGVLAGVFPLHTWSPDGHAAAPTAVSMLHAGVLMKLGAYGAMRWGWGLFPQGASDFVWLVGLIACINIVYGALTAMNQFDLKYIVAYSSVSHMGYVMLGLATLDEWGLNGAVFQMFSHGIMTGLLFALVGLVYEKSHTRDILKMGGFGKKMPGIASAFTIAGLTSLGLPGLSGFVAEVLVFIGAIRSGNFPWFLAALTGTFITAVYVLRFLKIVFYGPFKEEVWHDLSDAKGPEWVSLYMLSIILILFGMFPFLLLKYIDLSVIEFLSKFKGG; translated from the coding sequence GTGAAAGTACCAATTCTTTCAATAATAGTTTTTTCTCCCTTTATTGGAGCCTTCATAATGTTATTCTTGAGAAGAAGACCACTTCTTGTAAGGATAACAGCTAGCATCTTCTCCGGGATTTCACTTTTTTGTTCCATCTTACTTTTTTTTCTGTATGATTTCGAAAAGGGCGGCTTTCAGTTCGTAGAAAAAATACCACTTGTTCCTTCCTTAGGGATAAGCTATTATCTTGGAGCCGACGGCATCTCCCTTTCTCTTTTACTTTTAACTGGCCTTATAATCTTCACGGGAACTTTTGCATCTTGGACAATTCCCTTTAGATCACAGGAATTTTATATACTTTTATTTGTCTTAGTTACAGGTGTTTTTGGTGTCTTCTCCTGTCTCGATTTTTTCATATTCTTTCTTTTTTACGAAATTGCTGTTTTGCCGATGTATCTTCTTATTGGAGTATGGGGAACTGGAGCTGACCTAAAGCCAAGGATTCCTCCCAATAGGTTCATCGAATACATAATGAGACCTATTGATACAGCAATGAGAAATGTTGAGCTCGGAACTAAAGAATACGCAGCTGCAAAGCTTACACTTTATCTTCTTCTTGGATCAGCCTTTATTTTAGTAGGAATGCTTGTTTTGTACTTTAATGGAAATAGAACTTTTTCTTACACTGAGTTGAGTTTAATTAATTATCCTTTGCATCTTCAGAGAATTCTTTTTTTAACTTTTTATATAGGTTTTGGTGTTCTTGCTGGTGTTTTTCCTCTTCATACGTGGTCACCTGATGGTCATGCTGCGGCGCCTACTGCTGTTTCAATGCTCCATGCAGGGGTACTTATGAAGCTTGGTGCTTATGGAGCAATGAGGTGGGGATGGGGGCTTTTCCCTCAAGGAGCCTCTGACTTTGTTTGGCTTGTTGGACTTATTGCCTGTATAAACATAGTTTATGGTGCACTAACGGCAATGAATCAATTTGACCTTAAATATATAGTTGCCTATTCCTCTGTTTCACATATGGGATACGTTATGTTAGGACTTGCAACATTAGATGAATGGGGTTTAAACGGAGCAGTTTTCCAAATGTTCTCTCATGGAATTATGACTGGTCTTTTGTTTGCCTTAGTAGGTCTTGTTTATGAGAAGTCACATACGAGGGACATATTAAAGATGGGAGGATTTGGGAAAAAGATGCCTGGTATAGCTTCAGCGTTTACAATAGCAGGTCTTACCTCTCTTGGACTTCCAGGTTTATCTGGATTTGTTGCAGAAGTACTTGTTTTTATAGGTGCTATAAGATCAGGTAATTTTCCTTGGTTTTTAGCAGCACTTACAGGCACATTTATAACGGCTGTATACGTTTTAAGATTTTTGAAAATTGTTTTCTACGGACCCTTTAAAGAGGAGGTTTGGCATGATTTATCCGATGCCAAGGGTCCTGAGTGGGTAAGCCTATATATGCTTTCTATTATCCTTATACTTTTTGGAATGTTTCCCTTTTTACTTCTCAAATATATTGATTTAAGTGTGATCGAATTTTTATCAAAATTTAAAGGAGGGTAA
- the malQ gene encoding 4-alpha-glucanotransferase: protein MNKRGAGVFLPIFSLPSPFGIGDFGGTSYKFIDILEEGKFKYWQILPLTPVDRSAYYSPYMSNSAFAGNFLFISPYKLIKDGLLDKGILKEVGSFREDFVEYDKVFEFKSYLLDIAFNNFKKNIDQFKDYFEFLEENEYWLSDFSLFCALKKEYGTLWCDWDKKVRDRDERALEKLRKKYENEIEREKFVQYIFFKQFYEVKSYANRKGIKIIGDLPIYVSLDSADVWANPYIFKLDSEKRPIYVAGVPPDYFSEEGQLWGNPVYNWDVMKEQNFDFWIKRIYHSIKLFDVIRIDHFRGLVGYYQIPYGRSDAKVGYWEKAPALEFFEAIFKKFGKIELVAEDLGYITEDVIEIMKIFNIPGMRVFQFGFLTKDMSNIHLPHNYPYECCAYSSTHDTNTLLGWLEVEIKDQEREFLEEYIGRGKNNIEMIDSIIDLLISSKSKIVIFPVQDIILIGDKGRINRPGRKENNWVFRLTLENFKEFLKKMDYMSEKIVKYKRY, encoded by the coding sequence ATGAATAAAAGGGGAGCAGGAGTTTTTCTTCCAATATTTTCACTACCTTCCCCATTTGGCATAGGAGATTTTGGAGGAACCTCCTATAAATTTATTGACATATTAGAGGAGGGTAAATTTAAATACTGGCAGATTTTACCTTTAACACCAGTTGATAGGAGTGCCTATTATTCTCCTTATATGAGTAATTCGGCCTTTGCTGGGAACTTTCTTTTTATATCTCCATATAAGCTTATAAAAGATGGCCTACTTGACAAAGGTATTTTAAAAGAAGTTGGATCTTTTAGAGAAGATTTTGTTGAATACGATAAAGTATTTGAATTTAAATCCTATCTTTTAGATATTGCCTTTAATAATTTCAAGAAAAATATAGATCAATTTAAGGATTATTTTGAGTTTTTAGAGGAAAATGAGTATTGGCTTTCTGATTTTTCGCTCTTTTGTGCGTTAAAAAAAGAGTATGGCACTTTGTGGTGTGATTGGGATAAAAAAGTAAGAGATAGAGACGAGAGAGCTTTAGAAAAATTAAGGAAAAAATATGAGAATGAAATAGAGAGAGAAAAGTTTGTCCAATATATTTTTTTTAAGCAGTTTTATGAGGTCAAAAGTTATGCAAACAGAAAGGGTATAAAAATTATTGGTGATTTACCAATTTATGTCTCTCTTGATAGTGCTGATGTTTGGGCTAATCCCTATATTTTTAAACTTGACAGCGAAAAAAGACCTATTTATGTAGCTGGTGTTCCACCTGATTATTTTTCAGAAGAAGGGCAGCTATGGGGGAATCCTGTTTATAACTGGGATGTAATGAAAGAGCAGAATTTTGATTTCTGGATAAAAAGGATTTACCATAGTATAAAACTCTTTGATGTAATTAGGATTGATCACTTTAGGGGTTTAGTTGGGTATTATCAAATTCCCTATGGAAGAAGTGATGCAAAAGTTGGCTACTGGGAAAAAGCACCTGCTTTAGAATTTTTTGAGGCAATCTTTAAAAAGTTTGGAAAGATTGAGTTAGTTGCTGAGGACTTAGGTTACATAACCGAAGATGTAATTGAAATAATGAAAATTTTTAATATACCGGGAATGAGAGTTTTTCAGTTTGGATTTTTAACAAAGGATATGTCAAATATTCATCTTCCTCATAACTATCCCTATGAATGTTGTGCCTATTCTTCTACTCATGACACAAATACTCTGCTTGGCTGGCTCGAGGTAGAGATAAAGGATCAGGAGAGAGAGTTTCTTGAAGAATACATCGGAAGAGGAAAAAATAACATTGAGATGATTGATAGTATTATAGACCTTTTGATTTCTTCAAAGTCAAAAATAGTTATTTTTCCAGTTCAAGATATTATTTTAATTGGAGATAAGGGTAGAATAAATAGGCCAGGTAGAAAAGAAAATAACTGGGTTTTTAGATTAACCTTAGAAAATTTCAAGGAGTTTTTAAAAAAAATGGATTACATGAGTGAAAAAATTGTCAAGTACAAAAGGTATTAG
- the glgB gene encoding 1,4-alpha-glucan branching protein GlgB produces the protein MFSLFTDYDIYLFKKGCHYKLYKKLGSHVINLNGKYITYFAVWAPNAERVYVVGDFNNWDPEKTPMFVRWDGSGIWEALVEGDLHGALYKYFIVSKYNNYTAYKQDPYAFYHEKPPGNASVVYRLNYKWNDEEWLRNRKFINHHEAPISIYEVHLGSWKRKNGEFYNYREIAPLLCEYVKDLGFTHIEFLPLMEHPFYGSWGYLVTGYFAPTSRYGKPEDLMFLIDYLHQNGIAVIFDFVPSHFSKDDFALSFFDGTCLYEHLDPRKGRHPDWDSLIFNYGRYEVKSFLISSAAFWLDKYHVDGLRIDAVASMLYLDYSRREGEWIPNIYGGRENLEAIEFLKEMNSYLYREFEGIHIIAEESTAWPKVSRRVDEGGLGFGMKWNMGWMHDTLFYFSKDPIYRKYHHDKLTFSIWYAFSENFVLPLSHDEVVHGKGSLLNKMPGDEWQKFANLRLLYGYMFAHPGKKLLFMGNEIGLDKEWNHDAEIDFSLLNRNLNRSLFNYVKKLNEIYKNEKCFHETDFYPEGFEWVDFSDYTQSVISFLRKDKKGNFILVVLNFTPVVRENYRVGVPERGKYYEILNSDGVYFGGSGVKNGEVYSEDIPFHGRPYSIRLTLPPLGVLYLKHE, from the coding sequence ATGTTTTCCCTTTTCACAGATTATGATATCTATCTTTTTAAAAAGGGATGTCATTATAAACTCTATAAAAAACTTGGCTCCCACGTTATAAATTTAAATGGGAAATATATAACATATTTTGCTGTTTGGGCTCCAAATGCTGAAAGGGTGTATGTGGTGGGAGACTTCAACAATTGGGATCCAGAGAAAACCCCAATGTTTGTAAGATGGGATGGATCGGGAATATGGGAAGCCTTGGTAGAAGGTGACTTACACGGAGCCCTATACAAATATTTCATAGTCTCCAAATATAACAATTATACTGCGTACAAACAGGATCCCTATGCCTTTTATCATGAAAAACCGCCTGGTAATGCTTCTGTTGTCTATAGATTAAATTATAAGTGGAACGATGAGGAGTGGCTTAGAAATAGAAAATTTATTAATCATCACGAAGCACCAATTTCAATTTATGAGGTTCATCTTGGTTCATGGAAAAGAAAAAACGGTGAGTTTTACAACTATAGGGAAATTGCCCCTTTACTATGTGAATACGTTAAAGATTTAGGTTTTACACACATAGAGTTTTTACCACTTATGGAACATCCCTTTTACGGTTCATGGGGATATTTGGTTACAGGTTATTTTGCTCCCACTTCTCGCTATGGAAAACCAGAGGACCTTATGTTTTTGATTGATTACCTGCATCAAAACGGCATAGCTGTGATTTTTGATTTTGTCCCATCCCATTTTTCTAAAGACGATTTTGCCCTTTCCTTTTTTGATGGAACCTGTCTTTATGAACATTTGGATCCAAGGAAAGGCAGACACCCTGATTGGGATAGCTTGATATTTAATTATGGAAGATATGAAGTCAAATCCTTTTTAATTTCAAGTGCTGCCTTTTGGCTTGATAAATATCATGTTGATGGTCTTAGAATCGACGCTGTAGCCTCGATGCTTTATCTTGATTATTCAAGAAGGGAGGGTGAATGGATTCCAAACATCTATGGAGGTAGGGAAAACCTTGAGGCAATAGAATTCTTAAAGGAAATGAATTCATATCTATACCGCGAGTTTGAAGGTATTCATATAATTGCTGAAGAATCAACAGCTTGGCCTAAAGTTTCAAGAAGAGTTGATGAGGGTGGACTTGGCTTTGGTATGAAATGGAATATGGGATGGATGCATGATACTCTCTTTTACTTTTCTAAAGATCCAATTTATAGAAAATATCACCATGATAAGCTAACATTTAGTATTTGGTATGCCTTTAGTGAAAACTTTGTTTTACCTCTTTCTCATGATGAAGTGGTTCATGGAAAAGGCTCTCTTTTAAATAAGATGCCTGGTGATGAGTGGCAAAAATTTGCCAATTTAAGACTTTTATATGGCTACATGTTTGCCCATCCCGGTAAGAAACTTCTTTTTATGGGAAACGAGATAGGTTTAGATAAAGAATGGAATCATGACGCAGAAATAGATTTTTCCTTACTTAACAGAAATCTAAATAGATCACTTTTTAATTATGTAAAAAAACTGAATGAGATATATAAGAATGAGAAATGCTTTCATGAGACAGATTTTTATCCTGAAGGTTTTGAGTGGGTTGATTTTTCTGATTATACTCAAAGTGTTATAAGTTTTTTAAGAAAAGATAAAAAGGGTAACTTCATACTTGTTGTCTTAAATTTTACACCTGTAGTGAGAGAAAATTATAGGGTCGGAGTCCCAGAGAGGGGTAAATACTATGAGATCCTTAACAGTGATGGTGTTTATTTTGGGGGAAGTGGTGTAAAAAATGGGGAAGTTTACTCTGAGGATATTCCCTTTCATGGAAGACCCTATTCTATAAGACTTACCCTTCCTCCACTTGGGGTTTTATATTTAAAGCATGAATAA
- the galT gene encoding galactose-1-phosphate uridylyltransferase, with translation MPELRYDPIRWRWTIISPERGLRPKDFHRKKEEIPPRDNCPFCEGNEDKTPKEVFSIRKEGTHRDKPGWSVRVVPNKFPALRIEGELIRKGVGLFDFVSGIGAHEVIIETPKHELQLQDMKPEDVRDVLLAFKERYIDLTKDIRFRYILIFKNYGKEAGASLYHSHSQLIATPIIPLAVVAELEAAKEHYKRKERCIFCDLINQELSLGERIVYKTEKFVVWCPYASSFPFETWVFPLRHTHEFINMDNEEISDLAMVLRDVLFRLKILLDDPPYNFVIHTSPIARPRPGKPHFWETIHLDYHFHIEIIPRITHIAGFEWGSGFYINPIPPEEAARYLREVI, from the coding sequence ATGCCAGAGCTACGTTATGATCCAATTAGATGGAGATGGACAATAATTTCACCAGAAAGGGGACTAAGACCAAAGGATTTTCACAGAAAGAAAGAAGAAATTCCACCCCGGGATAATTGTCCCTTCTGTGAAGGAAACGAGGATAAAACACCCAAGGAGGTTTTTTCAATAAGAAAAGAGGGCACCCATAGAGATAAACCCGGCTGGAGTGTAAGAGTTGTACCAAATAAATTTCCAGCACTAAGAATTGAAGGTGAACTTATAAGAAAAGGAGTAGGTCTTTTTGATTTTGTCTCAGGAATAGGAGCTCACGAAGTGATAATTGAAACACCTAAACATGAATTACAGCTTCAAGACATGAAACCTGAAGATGTTAGAGACGTACTTTTAGCTTTCAAAGAAAGATATATTGATTTAACAAAGGATATAAGATTCAGGTACATTTTAATTTTTAAAAATTATGGGAAAGAGGCAGGTGCTTCACTTTACCATTCCCATTCACAGCTTATTGCAACTCCTATAATTCCACTTGCCGTTGTTGCAGAACTTGAAGCAGCTAAAGAACACTATAAGCGTAAAGAAAGATGTATTTTTTGTGATCTAATTAATCAGGAACTTTCCTTAGGTGAAAGAATTGTTTATAAAACTGAAAAATTTGTAGTTTGGTGTCCCTATGCCTCTTCCTTTCCCTTTGAAACTTGGGTTTTTCCTTTAAGACATACTCATGAATTCATAAATATGGACAACGAAGAAATCAGTGACTTAGCAATGGTTTTAAGAGATGTTCTCTTTAGGTTAAAGATACTCTTAGATGATCCTCCCTATAACTTTGTCATACACACATCACCTATAGCAAGACCAAGACCTGGAAAGCCTCATTTTTGGGAAACTATACATCTTGACTACCATTTCCATATTGAAATTATCCCAAGAATAACTCATATTGCCGGTTTTGAATGGGGTTCAGGTTTTTATATTAATCCTATACCTCCTGAGGAAGCAGCAAGATACCTAAGAGAAGTAATTTAA
- a CDS encoding glycoside hydrolase family 57 protein — protein sequence MREINLSILWHFHQPSYFLLEPDKEYFFFPWVFVHSIREYYDMGRILKETPPNVKVTFNITPTLWYQINKYREKKGFCQWLKIFEKDPSSMSEEEKIFVLRNFFSVHYEKQILPYDRYRYLYTKRGSILGLEKKVKYFSNKEINDIMFYFVYSNVSEIKKEENKILKELESKKENYSEEDKRELLNICFSILDELVEIYKDLIKEKKVELTTTPFSHPIMPLLINSNSFCVSTPHLADRKVDFSYPEDAEVQVDLALSFMKKEFKREIKGLWPAEGSVSSETLELFIKKKILFTMTDEGILERSINLPLREKPEDVRDELYRPYLYRGKNGEILIFFRDRVLSDKIGFVYKNLRVEDAVNDFVFYLERLRAKRKNLWVSVILDGENPWVYYEKGGIPFLKRFYEVLSNKDYVNFSFFEEATLFKEKGILERIHPGSWIRSEFTTWMGEEEKNEGWIILKKVRNDLKDKVKLNEKSFYSMLFAEGSDFFWWFGYDNPTFYAPEFDILFREHLKNVYRNLGKSYPEFLEKPIKKEIHRLFTKNVSGYIYPVVDGRITNFYEWANAGVIDLDIDGRSLLRYLYFGWSENGDLCLRIDAKKSFKDLFDEGFKILVAIKTSNFDKILKFAKDKNNNDENSVFYCADKIFELVIKDLQDNIYLFLILENRTFARYPLYGYYFIERKEKDYDFV from the coding sequence AGTATTTCTTTTTCCCCTGGGTTTTCGTTCATTCAATAAGAGAATATTACGACATGGGAAGGATTTTAAAGGAAACACCCCCTAACGTAAAAGTTACCTTTAATATAACACCTACTTTATGGTATCAAATAAATAAATACAGAGAAAAAAAAGGTTTCTGTCAATGGTTAAAAATTTTTGAAAAAGACCCCTCTTCTATGTCAGAGGAGGAGAAAATCTTTGTCCTAAGAAATTTTTTCTCAGTTCACTATGAAAAGCAGATATTACCCTACGATAGGTATAGATATTTATATACAAAAAGGGGAAGCATTCTTGGCCTTGAAAAAAAAGTAAAGTATTTCTCAAACAAAGAAATAAACGATATAATGTTTTATTTTGTCTATTCAAATGTCTCAGAAATTAAAAAGGAAGAAAATAAAATTCTAAAGGAGTTAGAAAGTAAAAAAGAAAATTATTCGGAGGAGGACAAGAGAGAACTTTTAAACATATGCTTTAGTATACTTGATGAACTTGTGGAAATTTATAAGGATCTAATAAAAGAAAAAAAAGTAGAGTTAACTACTACTCCCTTTTCTCATCCTATAATGCCCCTTTTAATAAATAGCAATTCCTTTTGCGTATCTACACCCCATCTTGCTGATAGGAAAGTTGATTTTTCATATCCAGAAGATGCTGAAGTGCAAGTTGATCTTGCTCTTTCCTTTATGAAAAAAGAATTTAAAAGGGAAATAAAGGGTCTTTGGCCCGCAGAAGGTAGTGTATCTAGTGAAACTCTTGAGCTTTTTATTAAAAAGAAAATTTTATTTACGATGACCGATGAGGGAATTCTCGAAAGGTCAATAAATTTACCACTGAGAGAAAAACCAGAAGATGTCAGAGATGAACTGTATAGGCCCTATTTATATAGAGGTAAAAACGGCGAAATTTTAATATTTTTTAGAGATAGAGTTTTATCGGATAAAATAGGTTTTGTTTATAAAAATTTAAGAGTTGAGGATGCAGTTAACGATTTTGTTTTTTATCTTGAAAGGCTAAGGGCAAAGAGAAAAAATTTATGGGTATCAGTAATTTTAGATGGAGAAAACCCCTGGGTTTACTATGAAAAGGGTGGAATCCCCTTTTTAAAAAGATTTTATGAGGTTTTATCAAATAAAGATTATGTCAATTTTTCTTTTTTTGAGGAAGCTACCCTTTTTAAAGAAAAAGGTATTTTAGAAAGAATACATCCTGGTTCATGGATAAGAAGTGAATTCACTACATGGATGGGAGAAGAGGAGAAAAATGAGGGCTGGATTATTTTGAAAAAAGTGAGGAATGATCTAAAAGACAAAGTGAAGTTGAATGAAAAGTCTTTTTACTCTATGCTTTTTGCAGAGGGTAGCGACTTTTTTTGGTGGTTTGGATACGATAACCCAACCTTTTATGCACCTGAATTTGATATCCTTTTTAGAGAACATTTAAAAAATGTTTATAGAAATTTAGGTAAAAGTTATCCTGAGTTTTTGGAAAAACCGATAAAAAAAGAAATTCATAGACTTTTTACAAAGAACGTTTCGGGGTATATATATCCAGTAGTTGATGGAAGAATAACGAATTTTTATGAGTGGGCGAACGCCGGAGTAATAGATCTTGATATAGATGGAAGAAGTCTTTTAAGGTATCTCTATTTTGGATGGAGTGAAAATGGAGACCTCTGCTTACGTATTGATGCAAAAAAGAGCTTTAAAGACTTATTTGATGAAGGTTTTAAAATTTTAGTTGCTATAAAAACTTCAAACTTTGATAAAATATTAAAATTTGCTAAGGATAAAAACAATAATGATGAAAATTCAGTTTTTTATTGTGCAGATAAGATCTTTGAACTCGTTATAAAAGACTTACAAGATAATATATATCTTTTTTTGATACTAGAAAATAGAACTTTTGCTCGCTATCCTCTATACGGATATTATTTCATTGAAAGAAAAGAAAAAGATTATGATTTTGTCTAA